In Massilia forsythiae, one DNA window encodes the following:
- a CDS encoding phytanoyl-CoA dioxygenase family protein, translating to MLTQEQRDAYGRDGYIVIPDFKPLDEIARLRARAEAIVDAFDPAESRAIFTTRDQARASDDWFLGSDNTVRCFFEEEAFGTDGQLKQAKALSINKIGHAMHDLDPVFAAFTRDAKLAALARDLGLEQPQVWQSMYIFKQPGIGGEVRWHQDATFFDSTPISVTTFWFALEDATVDNGCLWVEPAGHRTPLRERFLRDGDRIAMEKLDATPWPDDSTAIPLEAKAGSLVCFHGLLPHYSAPNRSPVSRHAFTLHVTDGRTEYSPRNWIQRGAALPVRGFD from the coding sequence ATGCTCACCCAGGAACAACGCGACGCCTACGGGCGCGACGGCTACATCGTCATCCCCGATTTCAAACCGCTGGACGAGATCGCACGTCTGCGCGCCCGTGCCGAAGCGATCGTCGACGCCTTCGACCCGGCCGAATCACGCGCCATCTTCACCACCCGCGACCAGGCGCGCGCCAGCGACGACTGGTTCCTCGGCTCCGACAACACGGTGCGCTGCTTCTTCGAGGAAGAAGCCTTCGGCACCGACGGCCAACTGAAGCAGGCCAAGGCGCTCTCGATCAACAAGATCGGCCACGCGATGCACGACCTGGATCCGGTATTCGCGGCCTTTACGCGCGATGCGAAACTGGCCGCGCTGGCGCGCGACCTCGGCCTGGAGCAGCCGCAGGTCTGGCAATCGATGTACATTTTTAAACAGCCCGGCATCGGCGGCGAAGTGCGCTGGCACCAGGACGCCACCTTCTTCGATTCCACCCCGATCAGCGTCACCACCTTCTGGTTCGCACTGGAAGACGCGACCGTCGACAACGGCTGCCTGTGGGTCGAGCCGGCCGGCCACCGCACGCCGCTGCGCGAACGCTTCCTGCGCGACGGCGATCGCATCGCCATGGAAAAGCTGGACGCCACGCCGTGGCCCGACGACAGCACCGCGATCCCGCTGGAAGCCAAGGCCGGCAGCCTGGTGTGCTTCCACGGCCTGCTGCCGCACTACAGCGCGCCCAACCGCTCGCCCGTGTCGCGCCATGCGTTCACGCTGCACGTGACCGATGGGCGCACCGAATATTCGCCGCGTAACTGGATCCAGCGCGGGGCGGCGTTGCCGGTGCGCGGGTTCGATTAA
- a CDS encoding helix-turn-helix transcriptional regulator, producing MDKVQARQLRNQLLASAAAARLPLTEGVRDMRAISGMTQEDFARHRGVSARVIKAIELGQGNPTVATLNRIGAFFGLEVAFVPVRQIGADDTAMQAETMAGETANGTLGPTPSSILQDIKRVQDELNTRAHEIGVQMRSFAETAKLVEESIRAARPHKSEEK from the coding sequence ATGGACAAGGTGCAGGCCAGGCAGTTGCGCAATCAATTGCTGGCGTCCGCAGCCGCCGCCAGGTTGCCGCTTACCGAAGGCGTGCGCGACATGCGCGCCATCTCCGGCATGACGCAGGAAGACTTCGCGCGCCATCGGGGCGTCAGCGCACGCGTCATCAAGGCGATCGAGCTCGGGCAGGGCAATCCGACCGTTGCGACCTTGAACCGCATCGGCGCGTTTTTCGGGCTGGAGGTGGCATTCGTGCCGGTCAGGCAGATAGGTGCCGATGACACGGCAATGCAAGCGGAAACGATGGCGGGCGAAACTGCGAACGGCACGCTTGGTCCGACACCGTCATCCATTCTCCAAGACATCAAGCGCGTGCAGGACGAGCTCAACACTCGGGCACACGAGATCGGCGTCCAGATGCGTTCCTTCGCCGAGACGGCGAAACTTGTCGAAGAAAGCATCAGGGCGGCGAGGCCACATAAAAGCGAAGAAAAATAA
- a CDS encoding tubulin-like doman-containing protein has product MADFPDPATLDQGGAGRDAGSNGAGRTELKVDLRPTLFIGAGGTGMEVMMRIRRRILSAVWNRRHPTRVESIADFPVARFLHFDLDNNAVIDEGKSQRTDPWYELVKLADEERLVEPLDLPQYHESDDSLARFPLIENWMPLRPKKLRSLGIDPSKGAGQIRALARLYLFDKYPKLRGRIKGALNFLSSNAGNERKENYQRLGLQVDTSKFRIVVIASNAGGTGAGSAIDLGWIAKAIARQEVADSQVDLVMFMPSGYAKANKERTEANAYATMMELETTMRDMNARVSWMDPDSVVGRGAPFDDVYFVDTANLANKATQDVKDVYQMVADTLFEDFASADFANRKRSVAVNQQQHKLGPYNPRVPEGRFGDMRLSYSKVYSAFGQAVLDTQQSLRDDIRAYELAALMVKDFFGLAAGDGSGGAVRRAGDAERDNFMREQMGLSEHPFSDFPDFRKGTVDVTPFQEYALTDMLLMDKDGRSLLERVESKVQLEVDRIMASYDLKLWREKIVELLPDLERDAIREAGATAETSEDRIKRHTTQLRADLQAQVRARLYALLDDRKQGGLEFVLSLLEQVKARLAQRDLGHAQRNGKRYRDIRDALRTRQVEESLNNLTQAAGRLFGKDAQAREVMNHLKRDIADYLRFHLLAVASSQAIEVMRVMSAWLGDPQAPDEHGQPQWSGLAGEFQEGRRAVLAMLGAVDQRIGQLRADARHEHATYIKLAGEMAPEPVRLGPDAGRWSEEVLQEFGGSRRLFPQLGDERLRADLLLKLFRRAQTQLSSQRAEGEAPADPLLERLGAMSPQERHRVFSEWIRSAMPWINARFSAEFTPAADQFKCFIGVGDPVAWRRMEAEIRAAVPSGFFHGDLVSIVNTGEAGRAVCYIELSGYPMTVLRGLPTWRASYQIENPKIPTHLHFDATRFRHPISPSMDELNRLADDYEWFLQAIALGVVRRKPDAGDREAGFQPRGQYLFEVEPGSGEWLQIGNEYAIRSNGLPPYYREQVIAAVRTRLAGMGAHQLALLAALMRHYQLRVYEPKLEVDETGAQLPSPSLPNVTARRLYDQWFRRAVALDPALSPAQIDAALAQLGQWTETVPDSAGDAYQWEVERPADKRVMRPELLASDGAAAQVLERRAQGGAGGGTAVAGVSAPGAAAPGTADMLAKRPGNGSSAFVLGATGAAAAPGTASIEGGAGAAAFVVGATPIGARYKLFVDGAQRGPYAFDEVVQQLMRGEAGRGTRIWNMAWNPRQDKWKTIGELPELAEALDNAIPDPDDQIPDPE; this is encoded by the coding sequence ATGGCAGATTTTCCCGATCCCGCGACCCTGGACCAGGGCGGCGCCGGCCGCGACGCAGGCAGCAACGGCGCCGGCCGCACCGAGCTGAAGGTCGACCTGCGCCCGACGCTGTTCATCGGTGCCGGCGGCACCGGCATGGAAGTCATGATGCGCATCCGCCGCCGCATCCTGTCAGCAGTGTGGAACCGCCGCCATCCGACGCGCGTCGAATCGATCGCCGACTTCCCGGTGGCGCGCTTCCTGCACTTCGACCTCGACAACAACGCCGTCATCGACGAGGGCAAGTCGCAGCGCACCGACCCCTGGTACGAGCTGGTGAAGCTGGCCGACGAGGAGCGCCTGGTCGAACCGCTCGACCTGCCGCAGTACCACGAGTCCGACGACAGCCTGGCGCGTTTCCCGCTCATCGAAAACTGGATGCCGCTGCGCCCGAAGAAGCTGCGCTCGCTCGGCATCGACCCATCGAAGGGCGCCGGCCAGATCCGCGCGCTGGCGCGCCTGTACCTGTTCGACAAGTATCCGAAGCTGCGCGGGCGCATCAAGGGCGCGCTGAACTTCCTGAGCAGTAACGCCGGCAACGAGCGCAAGGAAAACTACCAGCGCCTCGGCCTGCAGGTCGATACCTCGAAATTCCGCATCGTCGTGATCGCCTCCAATGCCGGCGGCACCGGCGCCGGCAGCGCGATCGACCTGGGCTGGATCGCCAAGGCCATCGCGCGCCAGGAAGTGGCCGATAGCCAGGTCGACCTGGTGATGTTCATGCCCTCCGGTTACGCCAAGGCCAACAAGGAGCGCACCGAGGCCAATGCCTACGCCACCATGATGGAACTGGAAACCACGATGCGCGACATGAACGCGCGCGTCAGCTGGATGGACCCGGACAGCGTGGTCGGCCGCGGCGCGCCCTTCGACGACGTGTATTTCGTCGACACCGCCAACCTGGCCAACAAGGCGACCCAGGACGTCAAGGACGTCTACCAGATGGTGGCCGACACCCTGTTCGAGGACTTCGCCTCGGCCGACTTCGCCAACCGCAAGCGCTCGGTGGCGGTCAACCAGCAGCAGCACAAGCTGGGGCCGTACAACCCGCGCGTGCCGGAAGGGCGCTTCGGCGACATGCGCCTGTCGTATTCGAAGGTGTATTCGGCCTTCGGCCAGGCCGTGCTCGACACCCAGCAAAGCCTGCGCGACGATATCCGCGCCTACGAGCTGGCGGCGCTGATGGTCAAGGATTTCTTCGGCCTGGCCGCCGGCGATGGCAGCGGCGGCGCCGTGCGCCGCGCTGGCGACGCCGAACGCGACAATTTCATGCGCGAGCAGATGGGCTTGAGCGAGCATCCGTTCTCGGACTTTCCGGACTTCCGCAAGGGCACGGTGGACGTCACGCCGTTCCAGGAATACGCGCTGACCGACATGCTGTTGATGGACAAGGACGGGCGCTCGCTGCTGGAACGGGTCGAGAGCAAGGTACAGCTCGAGGTCGATCGCATCATGGCGTCCTACGACCTCAAATTGTGGCGCGAAAAGATCGTCGAGCTGCTGCCCGACCTGGAGCGCGACGCCATCCGCGAGGCCGGCGCCACCGCCGAGACCAGCGAAGACCGTATCAAGCGCCATACCACGCAGCTGCGCGCCGACCTGCAGGCGCAGGTGCGCGCGCGCCTGTACGCGCTGCTCGACGACCGCAAGCAGGGCGGGCTGGAATTCGTGCTGTCGCTGCTGGAACAGGTCAAGGCGCGTCTGGCGCAGCGCGACCTCGGCCACGCCCAGCGCAACGGCAAGCGCTACCGCGACATCCGCGACGCGCTGCGCACGCGCCAGGTCGAGGAATCGCTGAACAACCTGACCCAGGCGGCCGGGCGCCTGTTCGGCAAGGATGCCCAGGCGCGCGAGGTGATGAACCATTTGAAACGCGACATCGCCGACTATCTGCGCTTCCACCTGCTGGCGGTGGCATCAAGCCAGGCGATCGAGGTGATGCGCGTAATGTCGGCCTGGCTGGGCGACCCGCAGGCGCCCGACGAGCACGGCCAGCCGCAATGGAGCGGCCTGGCCGGCGAATTCCAGGAAGGGCGGCGCGCGGTGCTGGCGATGCTGGGCGCCGTCGACCAGCGCATCGGCCAGCTGCGCGCCGACGCCCGTCACGAACACGCCACCTACATCAAGCTGGCCGGCGAGATGGCGCCGGAACCGGTGCGCCTGGGGCCGGACGCCGGCCGCTGGAGCGAGGAAGTGCTGCAGGAATTCGGTGGCTCGCGCCGCCTGTTCCCGCAACTGGGCGACGAGCGCCTGCGCGCCGACCTGCTGCTGAAACTGTTCCGCCGCGCCCAGACGCAACTGTCCAGCCAGCGCGCCGAGGGCGAAGCGCCGGCCGATCCGCTGCTGGAACGCCTGGGCGCGATGTCGCCGCAGGAACGCCACCGCGTGTTCAGCGAATGGATCAGGAGCGCCATGCCCTGGATTAACGCGCGCTTCTCGGCCGAGTTCACGCCCGCCGCCGACCAGTTCAAGTGCTTCATCGGCGTCGGCGATCCGGTGGCCTGGCGCCGCATGGAAGCCGAGATCCGCGCCGCCGTGCCGAGCGGTTTCTTCCACGGCGACCTGGTGTCGATCGTGAATACCGGCGAGGCGGGCAGGGCGGTGTGCTACATCGAACTGTCCGGCTACCCGATGACGGTGCTGCGCGGCCTGCCGACCTGGCGCGCCTCGTACCAGATCGAGAACCCGAAAATCCCGACCCACCTGCACTTCGACGCCACCCGGTTCCGCCACCCGATCTCGCCATCGATGGACGAGTTGAACCGCCTGGCCGACGACTACGAATGGTTCCTGCAGGCGATCGCGCTGGGCGTGGTGCGGCGCAAGCCGGACGCCGGCGACCGCGAAGCCGGCTTCCAGCCGCGCGGCCAGTACCTGTTCGAGGTCGAGCCGGGCTCCGGCGAATGGCTGCAGATCGGCAACGAATACGCGATCCGATCGAACGGCTTGCCGCCCTACTACCGCGAACAGGTGATCGCCGCCGTGCGCACGCGCCTGGCCGGCATGGGCGCGCACCAGCTGGCGCTGCTGGCCGCGCTGATGCGCCACTACCAGCTGCGCGTGTACGAACCCAAGCTGGAAGTCGACGAGACCGGCGCCCAGCTGCCGTCGCCGTCGCTGCCCAACGTCACCGCGCGCCGCCTGTACGATCAGTGGTTCCGGCGCGCGGTCGCGCTCGACCCGGCGCTGTCGCCGGCGCAGATCGACGCCGCGCTGGCGCAGCTGGGCCAGTGGACGGAGACGGTCCCCGATTCCGCCGGCGACGCGTACCAGTGGGAGGTCGAGCGGCCCGCCGACAAGCGCGTGATGCGGCCGGAGCTGCTGGCCAGCGACGGCGCCGCGGCGCAGGTGCTGGAGCGGCGCGCGCAGGGCGGCGCGGGCGGCGGCACAGCGGTGGCCGGTGTATCTGCGCCCGGCGCAGCGGCGCCCGGCACTGCCGACATGCTGGCCAAGCGGCCGGGCAACGGATCGTCCGCCTTCGTGCTCGGCGCGACCGGCGCCGCGGCCGCGCCGGGCACGGCTTCCATCGAGGGCGGCGCCGGCGCGGCGGCGTTCGTGGTCGGCGCCACCCCGATCGGCGCGCGCTACAAGCTGTTCGTCGACGGCGCCCAGCGCGGCCCGTACGCCTTCGACGAAGTCGTCCAGCAGCTGATGCGCGGCGAGGCCGGGCGCGGCACGCGCATCTGGAACATGGCGTGGAATCCGCGCCAGGACAAATGGAAGACGATCGGCGAATTGCCGGAACTGGCGGAGGCGCTCGACAACGCGATTCCCGATCCGGACGACCAGATCCCCGATCCGGAATAA
- a CDS encoding PAAR domain-containing protein yields the protein MMITPSHRTKKLKQRAIPPDALWRGYMRDQKGRGVIRLGDKTTHGGEVISAAQDFKVLGKQVALDGDSTYCPRCKGNFAIHPHGSTRKHHGKQVAYDQDITDCGAKLISSI from the coding sequence ATGATGATCACACCATCGCATCGAACCAAGAAGTTGAAACAACGCGCAATACCGCCTGATGCGTTGTGGCGAGGCTATATGAGAGATCAAAAAGGACGCGGCGTTATTCGCCTAGGGGATAAGACCACTCACGGTGGAGAAGTCATTTCGGCAGCTCAGGATTTTAAGGTGCTCGGCAAGCAAGTCGCTTTGGATGGAGATTCGACATATTGTCCGCGATGCAAAGGCAATTTTGCCATCCATCCACATGGTAGCACTCGTAAGCATCATGGGAAGCAGGTCGCGTATGACCAGGACATTACCGACTGCGGTGCCAAGTTGATTTCATCGATCTAA
- a CDS encoding type II toxin-antitoxin system HipA family toxin → MHFSPPPHMDCHIEIFHEGQWLEAAQVSFSDVVRNGFRADDCVFEYDLNYAFSDVPPVSLAFPLSADRQGMQAWPAFLYDLVPQGNGRRFLLGRMQLPDAQASDLPLLCAGAFNPIGRLRIREAVTYFAAHRERHELVNRGFDFDELLARAPEFHETMMVHGMLAAGGTGVQGVAPKYLLTQAQDGKWFPDAALPDDRARRHFIVKRPRGASEADRKVLRNEEGYMQVARRMGLRTAELPSLHGDMLFIPRFDRQARDGRVLRHHQESAASIAGLTGFGAQADQFKLLAAIRAVVDDPIADTIEFIQRDVLNLAMRNPDNHARNTAVQILDGAISITPLFDFAPMYLDPEGITRAARWYHSENGKELQRWDDVLAHLALPTLQHERLVEALLEFGAQLVALPATMREAGIDEDIVDFVTPSIDAQRIQLLTLRP, encoded by the coding sequence ATGCACTTTTCTCCACCGCCACATATGGATTGCCACATCGAGATTTTTCACGAAGGCCAGTGGCTGGAAGCTGCCCAAGTCAGTTTTTCCGATGTGGTCCGTAATGGTTTCCGCGCCGACGATTGCGTGTTCGAATACGATTTGAACTATGCATTCAGTGACGTGCCTCCAGTATCGCTCGCGTTCCCATTGAGCGCCGACCGTCAAGGCATGCAGGCGTGGCCGGCTTTCCTGTACGACCTCGTCCCGCAGGGCAATGGGCGCAGGTTCCTGCTCGGCCGCATGCAACTACCGGATGCGCAGGCTTCCGATCTGCCTTTGTTGTGTGCCGGCGCCTTCAATCCCATCGGACGCCTGCGCATCCGTGAAGCGGTGACGTATTTCGCCGCACACCGGGAGCGCCACGAGCTCGTGAATCGTGGTTTCGATTTCGACGAACTGCTCGCGCGGGCGCCCGAATTTCACGAAACCATGATGGTCCACGGCATGCTGGCTGCGGGCGGCACCGGCGTCCAGGGAGTCGCTCCCAAGTATCTGCTGACCCAGGCGCAAGATGGAAAATGGTTTCCCGATGCCGCCCTGCCCGACGACCGGGCACGGCGGCACTTCATCGTCAAGCGTCCGCGTGGCGCCAGCGAGGCCGACCGTAAAGTACTGCGTAACGAGGAAGGCTACATGCAAGTTGCCCGGCGCATGGGCCTTCGCACCGCCGAGTTGCCTTCGCTGCATGGCGACATGCTGTTCATTCCACGCTTCGACCGGCAAGCACGGGATGGACGCGTCTTGCGCCACCACCAGGAAAGCGCCGCTTCGATCGCAGGCTTGACAGGTTTCGGCGCGCAGGCCGACCAGTTCAAATTGCTCGCTGCAATCCGCGCCGTGGTCGACGATCCCATCGCGGACACCATCGAGTTCATCCAGCGCGATGTCCTCAACCTGGCGATGCGCAATCCCGACAATCACGCGCGCAATACGGCTGTGCAGATATTGGATGGCGCCATCAGCATCACGCCGCTCTTCGATTTTGCGCCGATGTACCTGGACCCCGAGGGCATCACGCGTGCGGCGCGCTGGTATCACAGCGAAAATGGCAAGGAATTGCAGCGCTGGGATGACGTGCTGGCGCACCTGGCCCTGCCCACGCTGCAGCACGAACGGCTGGTCGAGGCACTGTTGGAATTCGGCGCACAACTGGTCGCGCTGCCCGCCACCATGCGCGAAGCCGGCATCGATGAGGACATCGTCGACTTCGTCACGCCCAGCATCGACGCGCAACGTATACAACTCCTTACATTGAGGCCATGA
- a CDS encoding DUF3828 domain-containing protein, with amino-acid sequence MSVALCCLGLAWPGASSLHAAPARPAAPEAVATAFYGWYLDTLSADQDPLSDRHAVFSNYVAQALVARLVARLNGGGAPERDYFLQSPGYRSAWRGHVAATTVRRRAGAADVIVTLGEDGGAKRVLALAMVLEDGAWKVRQVALAEARSTESQESSTEQPGI; translated from the coding sequence TTGTCCGTTGCACTGTGCTGCCTGGGGCTGGCCTGGCCGGGCGCGTCGTCCTTGCACGCCGCACCGGCGCGGCCGGCAGCGCCGGAAGCGGTGGCCACCGCGTTCTATGGCTGGTACCTGGACACCCTGAGCGCCGACCAGGATCCGCTGAGCGACCGCCACGCCGTATTCAGCAATTATGTAGCGCAGGCGCTGGTCGCGCGGCTGGTCGCGCGCCTGAACGGTGGCGGCGCGCCGGAACGCGATTATTTCCTGCAGTCGCCCGGCTACCGCAGCGCCTGGCGCGGCCACGTGGCGGCCACCACCGTGCGCCGGCGCGCCGGCGCCGCCGACGTCATCGTCACGCTGGGCGAGGATGGCGGCGCCAAGCGCGTGCTGGCGCTGGCCATGGTGCTGGAAGACGGCGCCTGGAAGGTGCGCCAGGTGGCGCTGGCCGAAGCACGCTCGACGGAAAGCCAGGAAAGTTCAACCGAACAGCCCGGTATTTGA
- a CDS encoding T6SS phospholipase effector Tle1-like catalytic domain-containing protein — MKRSDIVVSLTKIAPTNGITQVIPQHSIDFKKCEININIGLFFDGTNNNRENDFPKLAHSNIARLYRAYRQDNLMGYIPIYIPGVGTRFKEIGEDGESTLGGTSAFGCEGRVIFGLLSIFNALNFCSFKNNIFDEKTILALCRNSIDSADNEDREILSKFGTRDGLLQTRFANDSIRVKFLKKQATFLAEKLKEGKPRAVECFLDVFGFSRGAAEARVFCHWLDELLVDGRLAGVSIRFRFVGIIDTVASAGFWSGAVAIAKNSTGGHGAWASAKALQLPVSVQNCVHMVAIHELRRNFPLDEIGVNGKLQSGWIQHAYPGAHSDVGGGYRPNELGISLGSDSLKLSQIPLNHMLDCAIAAGAPMKRPVPSPGGYDPFAIHPDLAKAYDSFISQATLAPRPIYEWLQQYLNWRWQIRDHFHTSNQVKGATQEEREVLIAFNNRMIADAAAMTRSAKMNLGQRTFSILKGNLLTGARRDLVTTTLLEPEAREVLALAQRAKPTPLPFAELFDKYVHDSLAGFNHPSLELTGYWRYRRVFLGNDDHTIASNQEVETTRNTA, encoded by the coding sequence ATGAAACGTTCCGACATAGTTGTTTCCCTAACAAAAATCGCTCCAACAAATGGAATAACACAAGTTATTCCACAACATAGCATCGATTTTAAAAAATGTGAAATAAATATTAATATTGGATTGTTTTTTGATGGAACAAACAACAATCGAGAAAATGATTTCCCAAAACTAGCACATAGCAATATTGCGCGATTATACAGAGCATATAGACAAGACAATTTAATGGGCTATATTCCCATTTACATCCCAGGCGTGGGAACCAGATTTAAGGAAATTGGCGAAGATGGGGAGAGCACACTGGGCGGCACATCTGCATTCGGATGTGAAGGACGCGTTATATTTGGCCTTTTGTCAATTTTTAATGCTTTAAATTTTTGCTCTTTTAAAAATAATATTTTTGACGAAAAAACCATTCTTGCGTTATGTCGAAACAGTATCGACTCAGCTGACAATGAAGATCGAGAAATCCTCTCAAAATTCGGAACACGTGACGGCTTGCTACAAACACGTTTCGCTAACGACAGCATACGTGTTAAATTCCTAAAAAAGCAAGCGACTTTTTTGGCGGAAAAACTTAAGGAAGGAAAGCCACGCGCGGTCGAATGTTTTCTTGACGTATTTGGCTTTTCAAGAGGGGCCGCGGAAGCACGAGTATTCTGCCATTGGCTAGACGAGTTGCTAGTAGATGGTCGTTTGGCTGGTGTATCTATACGATTTCGCTTTGTTGGAATTATCGATACTGTCGCCTCTGCAGGGTTTTGGTCCGGTGCCGTGGCAATAGCTAAAAACTCAACCGGCGGTCACGGCGCTTGGGCAAGTGCAAAAGCGCTGCAATTACCTGTTTCTGTCCAAAACTGCGTGCATATGGTAGCCATACATGAACTCCGCCGAAATTTTCCTTTAGATGAAATCGGCGTTAATGGCAAGCTACAATCTGGATGGATTCAGCACGCTTATCCAGGTGCGCACAGTGATGTCGGTGGCGGTTATCGGCCAAATGAACTCGGCATTTCCTTAGGAAGCGATTCTTTGAAATTATCTCAAATACCGTTGAACCACATGTTGGACTGTGCAATTGCGGCTGGCGCGCCAATGAAAAGACCTGTACCTTCGCCTGGCGGATATGATCCATTTGCCATCCATCCTGATTTGGCAAAAGCATATGATAGTTTCATCTCTCAAGCCACGTTGGCACCCCGACCGATATATGAATGGCTCCAACAATATCTTAATTGGCGGTGGCAGATACGCGACCATTTTCACACCTCCAATCAAGTTAAGGGAGCGACTCAGGAAGAGAGAGAAGTTCTCATTGCTTTCAACAACAGAATGATCGCGGATGCTGCTGCCATGACCAGATCTGCCAAGATGAACCTTGGCCAACGTACGTTTTCAATCCTAAAAGGGAATTTGCTTACTGGGGCGAGAAGAGATCTTGTGACGACAACCTTATTGGAACCAGAAGCTCGAGAAGTTCTTGCACTCGCGCAGCGCGCCAAGCCGACACCACTTCCTTTTGCTGAATTGTTTGACAAATACGTACATGATTCACTTGCCGGATTCAACCATCCATCGTTGGAACTTACAGGCTATTGGCGTTATCGTAGAGTGTTCTTAGGAAATGATGATCACACCATCGCATCGAACCAAGAAGTTGAAACAACGCGCAATACCGCCTGA
- a CDS encoding glucan 1,4-alpha-maltotetraohydrolase domain-containing protein, whose amino-acid sequence MKKTASLALLAAGILAASASAHAATPAAQSGNSSAVLLQGFHWNSAAYAGPDWYNTLQGKVGDLSAMGFTHVWFPPPSDSAAREGYLPRQLNKLDSSYGSAAELTNVVNAFKNQGVKSIVDVVVNHRVGTTGWSDFTNPNWTTYTIVNNDECNCGLGAGDTGDGFSGGRDLAHTNVGEVQNGIVNWLNYTLKPVGFTGLRFDYVKGFGANYVGQYANAFQAEFCVGELWPDFDINNIDANRQATMNWINATGSSCGAFDFATKGILNDALANGNYWRLKATDGKPQGAIGWWPAMSVTFVDNHDTGPAESCGSGQNLWPAPCGKVMEGYAYILSHPGIPTVFYPHIYDWNLKTQIAALIKARKAAGVTSTSAVSIQQATQGLYAAIVTGSTRQLAMKIGPNSWSPGAGWTLQTSGTNYAVWTK is encoded by the coding sequence ATGAAGAAAACCGCATCCCTCGCCCTGCTCGCCGCAGGCATCCTGGCGGCATCCGCCAGCGCCCACGCCGCCACCCCGGCAGCCCAGAGCGGCAACAGTTCCGCCGTCCTGCTTCAGGGCTTCCACTGGAATTCCGCCGCCTACGCCGGCCCCGACTGGTACAACACGCTGCAGGGCAAGGTCGGCGACCTGTCCGCGATGGGCTTTACGCACGTGTGGTTCCCGCCGCCTTCGGATTCGGCGGCGCGCGAAGGCTACCTGCCGCGCCAGCTGAACAAGCTCGATTCCAGCTACGGCAGCGCGGCCGAGCTGACCAACGTGGTCAACGCCTTTAAAAACCAGGGCGTGAAATCGATCGTCGACGTGGTGGTCAACCACCGTGTCGGCACCACCGGCTGGTCCGACTTCACCAACCCGAACTGGACCACCTACACCATCGTCAACAACGACGAGTGCAATTGCGGCCTGGGTGCGGGCGATACCGGCGACGGCTTCAGCGGCGGGCGCGACCTGGCGCACACCAATGTCGGCGAAGTCCAGAACGGCATCGTCAACTGGCTCAACTACACGCTCAAGCCGGTCGGCTTCACCGGCCTGCGCTTCGACTACGTGAAGGGCTTCGGCGCCAACTACGTGGGCCAGTACGCCAACGCCTTCCAGGCCGAGTTCTGCGTGGGCGAGCTGTGGCCGGACTTCGACATCAACAACATCGATGCCAACCGCCAGGCGACCATGAACTGGATCAACGCCACCGGCAGCAGCTGCGGCGCCTTCGACTTCGCCACCAAGGGCATCCTCAACGACGCCCTGGCCAACGGCAACTACTGGCGCCTGAAAGCCACCGACGGCAAGCCGCAGGGCGCGATCGGCTGGTGGCCGGCGATGTCGGTGACCTTCGTCGACAACCACGACACCGGCCCGGCCGAGAGCTGCGGCAGCGGCCAGAACCTGTGGCCGGCGCCGTGCGGCAAGGTGATGGAAGGCTATGCCTACATCCTCAGCCACCCGGGCATCCCGACCGTGTTCTACCCGCACATCTACGACTGGAACCTCAAGACGCAGATTGCCGCGCTGATCAAGGCGCGCAAGGCGGCCGGCGTGACCTCCACCTCGGCGGTGTCGATCCAGCAGGCGACCCAGGGCCTGTACGCGGCCATCGTCACCGGCTCGACGCGCCAGCTGGCCATGAAGATCGGTCCGAACAGCTGGAGCCCGGGTGCCGGCTGGACGCTGCAGACCTCGGGCACCAACTACGCGGTGTGGACCAAGTAA